The following proteins are co-located in the Phocoena phocoena chromosome 1, mPhoPho1.1, whole genome shotgun sequence genome:
- the AVPR1B gene encoding vasopressin V1b receptor has protein sequence MDPGPPLITSPAPGSTLSVPNATTPWLGRDEELAKVEIGVLATVLVLATGGNLTVLLAVGQAGRKRSRMHLFVLHLALTDLGVALFQVLPQLLWDITYRFQGPDPLCRAIKYLQVLSMFASTYMLLAMTLDRYLAICHPLCSLQQPSLSTYPLIAAPWLLAAILSLPQVFIFSLREVIQGSGVLDCWADFRFPWGPRAYITWTTLAIFILPVAMLTACYSLICHEICKNLKVKTGAWKVEGGGWRTRNRPSPPSAPAAATRGLPSRVSGTNTISRAKIRTVKMTFVIVLAYIACWAPFFSVQMWSVWDENAPDEDSTNVSFTISMLLGNLSSCCNPWIYMGFNGHLWPRSLCRLACCGGPGSRMCRQLSRGSPSSRCAMLLTRSSGLPTLSLSPRLSQRPGPEDPLKDEEQVDRDTITETSIF, from the exons ATGGATCCTGGGCCACCTTTGATCACCAGCCCCGCCCCCGGGAGCACCCTCTCTGTCCCCAATGCCACCACACCCTGGCTGGGCCGGGATGAGGAGTTGGCCAAGGTGGAGATCGGCGTCCTGGCCACCGTGCTGGTGCTGGCGACAGGGGGCAACCTGACTGTGCTGCTGGCAGTGGGACAGGCAGGCCGCAAGCGCTCCCGCATGCACCTGTTTGTGCTGCACCTGGCCCTGACGGACCTGGGTGTGGCGCTCTTCCAGGTGCTGCCCCAGCTGCTGTGGGACATCACCTACCGCTTCCAGGGCCCCGACCCCCTCTGCCGGGCCATCAAGTACCTGCAGGTGCTCAGCATGTTCGCCTCCACCTACATGCTGCTGGCCATGACACTTGACCGCTACCTGGCCATTTGTCACCCCCTGTGCAGCCTCCAGCAGCCCAGCCTGTCCACCTACCCTCTCATTGCAGCTCCTTGGCTGCTGGCCGCCATCCTCAGCCTCCCTCaagtcttcattttttctttacgAGAGGTGATCCAGGGCTCTGGAGTGCTGGACTGCTGGGCAGACTTCCGCTTTCCTTGGGGGCCACGGGCCTACATCACCTGGACCACCCTGGCCATCTTCATCCTGCCTGTGGCCATGCTCACGGCCTGCTACAGCCTCATCTGCCATGAAATCTGTAAGAACCTAAAAGTCAAGACTGGGGCCTGGAAGGTAGAAGGAGGGGGTTGGAGGACTCGGAACCGGCCCTCGCCTCCTTCTGCCCCAGCTGCAGCCACACGGGGGCTGCCATCCCGGGTCAGCGGCACCAACACCATCTCACGGGCCAAGATCCGAACAGTGAAGATGACCTTCGTCATCGTGCTGGCCTACATCGCCTGCTGGGCGCCTTTCTTCAGCGTCCAGATGTGGTCTGTGTGGGACGAGAATGCTCCTGATGAAG ATTCAACCAATGTGTCTTTCACCATCTCCATGCTTTTGGGCAACCTCAGCAGCTGCTGCAACCCCTGGATCTACATGGGCTTCAACGGCCACCTGTGGCCGCGTTCCCTCTGCCGTCTGGCCTGCTGCGGGGGGCCGGGGTCCAGGATGTGCAGGCAGCTCTCCAGAGGCAGCCCATCCAGCCGCTGCGCCATGCTGCTGACCCGCTCCAGTGGCCTGCCCACCCTCAGCCTCAGCCCCAGACTCAGCCAGAGGCCGGGGCCCGAAGATCCACTGAAGGATGAAGAGCAGGTGGACAGGGACACCATCACCGAGACCAGCATCTTTTAG